GAGAAGAACCAGGGTGAGAAAGGTACTCTGGCTTCTATCTCCCCTTACCTAGTGATCCCGGGGACAGCTGGCTCCATTGGAGCTGGAGGGATTGAGGCTAGATTCCCAGCTGACTAAGGACCTGTGAAGCTCCAAGCAGCCTGGAGCTGGAGAAGATGAACATGCAGAGTCAGGTGTTCCTCACCTCCAAGCCTGGCTTCACACTTACCCTCCCCACAGTACACAGGGAGCTTAAAAAGAGGaataatagtgataataataatagtagcctCTGCTTTTATGGCACTTACCCCTACATCTGGCATTGTTCTGATACACACTCTTTTAATCCTCATATTATGCAACTTTATGAGGTAAGTACTATTCCTATCCCCATTTTaaggatgaagaaactaaagcacTGGAGGGGAAACCAGTCAGGCATCCAGCAGGAAACCGATGGCATCCCTGGAGAGTTTAGCTGAAGAGGGCTTATAAAGAGATTATTACAGAGGTGGAGGCAGGGTCAAGGGAACCAGCAAGAGATGGTGATGGCCCAAGGACTCACAACAGCACAGAGCTCCACCCCGCAGTCAGAAGAGCAAAGGAACAGAGCAATGTTACTGAACCCCAGTGAAAGCTGGAGTTCTGGAAAAGGCACAAATACCCCAACCTCCCTCTCCACCTCCCTTCTTGCCCTCTGATTTCCTAGCTGGGCCTCTACTTGCCAAAACCAGCTTGAACCCAGACAGCAATAAGGCCCAGGTGAGGCAGCCCATAGGTATTAGGCTCCTGGgacacagagcagagcagagattgTATCTAGGGGTGGAAGTGAAGCAAACATAGAGCCCCAGTGAGAAGGTTAAGGTACCTGCCCAAGGCCCCATGGCTGTAATGGGGTGGTTTGGGACCCAGGCCATGTGGATCCACAGCCTGGCTCCCTGAGATATCTCAAAGTGCTGTCTAGGGAAGGAGTTGAGAGGATCCAGGGTGGGAACAAAGGACTCGGTTCTAGTAGGGCTCTGCTGCACCTCTCTGTTACCTGGGTGagactctgggcctcagtttcccctttacACATAGAAGAGGTGGGGCACACTCTAGGGTAGCCAAGGTACCCAGACTAGACAGAGCCTCTTTGTTCCTACTGCCACCCTCTCCCTCACCCCAAACAAACCTGATGCCAAAGGCCAAAGCCCCAGGTATGGTGACACTGAGCCCCTGAGAAGGCCACCCCAGCAGCTGGGCAGACACACCCACTCCTCTCAAGACTCAGAGGTGCTCTCCTGTTAAGCCCCCCTCCAGTCCTCCGGAGAGCCCTAGTACCTCAGTTTCTCCTCCTTATGTACTCCCAGCTTTCCCTGGCCTCCAGCTCAGGGATCCCACCCCAGGACAAGCTTCCTCCTCCCAGTGCGGGAGTTCAGGGCCCTGCTTAGGCCAACACCTTCACAGGCCTTTCCTGCTGGGGTCTCTATGCTAGGTGGAgcactctctcctctctccttcccaccccacccAACTCGACCCCACCCATGTTTTCCCAAGCCTAGGGGGACCCCACCCagattttcagaaaaacaaaatcaagggGAGAGTGAGCAAGAAGGAGGGAGCTCATTACCAGAAATTAAGGAGGAGGCTTGCCCCAGGGTAAGACCAAGTGGGACTGGGCTGGCAGGAGTCACTCAGAGATACAGGAAGAGATATGCTATgagtacacacatacatgtgctcGGAGGTACACGTGAGATGTCCTTGGGTACACACAGAGACACGCTTTCAGTACATGCAGAGATATGCTCTGAGTACACACAAAGATTTGCTCAAGTATACACACAGATGTGCTCAGAGCCACACAAGGGGATACACAGGAATGTTCACTTAAAGTTAcacaaagaaaaaccagaaacaaaGAGACAGGCAGtgatagagacacagaaaaagacagacaTGGTGGCCCAGAAGCACAGGCCCACGGAGACATAACGAGACATATTGAGAGAAAGACAGATACACCCAGAGACGCTGAGATATGCACACATGCatttgtgtgtatacacatagagGCAGGCACACAAAAAAACTGGAACCAAGTCCAAGTTTCAGGGAGGCTGATTTCAATCCAAACAAGTCAGAACTTTAAGAAAACTTGGGCTACTCCATGGTGGGCTACGGGGAACACGTGGCTCAGGAAAAAGGAACAGAGACGAGGCATGGGTTCTGGCTGCCCTCCCATCCAGCGGTTCTTCCTCCACTTCTACTTTAGAAGATGGATTAAGTGGAATGTGGGAGAAGATACTTTCCCAAAGAGCGTGGGATTTCTCTCTAGAACTTGCTAACAggcagtggggtggggaggtggggagccTCCCTCCCATTTCTGGAGGGGTCACACAGCTTCTAGACAGTTCCTATCCATGTTAAGCCCTGTCCTGAACCCATTGCTTCTGGCCTTATCCCTTATCTTGTGGTCTGACCCTACACCAAACCTGCTCCCCTTGCTGCATGCTCCTCTGCCCTATGAACCTGTCTGTGTATGACCCTCTTGCCTCCCCTCTATTCCTCCCCAAGAGCCTCCTAAAGTTAAGGCACATATCAGCCATCACTCCCACCTCCTACCTCCTTCTCTCAGGAAATTCAGAATCTGTCTCAGGAATCTGAGGCGGAAGAGGATGTTGAATTCAATGACCTTTAAAAAACAGCCTTCAGCATCTCCCCTCCTCCCTCGCCTTCTCTGGTTTTGTAGGAAAAATCATGAggtgacatttattgagtgtttgccATCTGCTGGCCACTGTGCTAAGTCTTTTTATGAATTATCTTCTGTCATTTCATCCTTTTATTATCCCcaattgacagatgaggaaactgagcttcagaaaaagaggatgaccactccaagttcacacagctagagAGCGGTCGAGCTTGGCCTGGAATGCAGGTCCTACTATCTGTTAACACTGAAGGCCTCCTGCCACCCCCTGGACTGAGGGTCAGGGACAACCGCAGGATTTGAGAGAGGCGAGAACAGAAGAGCCTGAGGTATGCTGGGAAGGACAGGACAACAGCAGGGTGGGGACCCAAAGGTGGAACAGGGTGGCTGGAATGAAACTCTATAGCCATATTCTCCTCCCAAGGTTTGCCCTTCCTCCCCAAAGGCCCTGGGAAGGGGACActccctctggctcaggtccCTCCAGCATTCCAGACACGCCTCTTAGGAGCTGGGGACAGGGAGGGAGTGGGGGCCTGAGGTGGAACTGCTTCTCCCACCCCCACTTCCCCAGGCAGAgccctggctgtgtgaccctgggtttGCCACCCACCCTCTCTGGGCCAGGGTCTCATCTGTGAAGTGGCTGGGGAACAAGAGCTGGTTTAGCCTCTAAAAACCAGACCTAGGGATCCCCTGGTTAAACTCTGCAGGAGGGCTTGGGTAGGGACCACCTCTTCTTTTATTCCCAGTGAAACTCAAGGAGGACCTGGTAAGGAGGAGGACCTGGTTAGGAGAAACGCCTGGtaaggaggaagacctggtaaggAAGGAGAAGGCAAGACAGGAGGCACATGATCTCCTGCAGAGCTTCCTGGGCTCAGGTGTGCCCCACTTCCCTGGATGGTCAGGGGGCCAGGGTCAGTGAGTCCAACCCCTGCCTTACTGGAGGTGCCCTAGACTGAGGAAATGAGGCATAGGGAGGGACAGGGATGAAAGTTACTGAGGTCTCTGGGATCAGATAACTGACTGTAGCTGATGGTGGAAGAGTGGGGAAGAGCAGAGTCGACTTCATGGAGGAGGGAGCATTAGAGCAGATGAGGAGGGTTTTGATGAGCAAAGATCTGAAGTTAGGAAGAAGCATAGGAGCACACAGGGTAGTCCAAGAGAGATGGACTATTATGAAGAGGTAGTGTCGCTAATGACAGGAGTCAGGTCCTGGACAGCCTGAATGCTGGATAGAAGGGTTTTTGGACTATCTCCCAAGGGCCAGGATGGCCATAGAAATAGTCCCACTTTCAGGAGGGGTTTCAAAAAGATCCTCTGGTTGTTGTGTGGACTGACTGGGGCAGGTCGGCTACTGAGGAAGCTGTGACAAAAGTGTGGGTTGAGGTGAGGGAGCCTAAACTAAACAGCTGCAGGTTGCAGAGAACAGTACGGGTCCCCGGTCTTTTTGGTCTCCCCCAGTGACAGGGAGCTCAGTACTTGTTGGGTAGCGGTTCTCCCCTTTGGGCAATTCAAACCTGTCTCCCTGGGGTGATGGGTGGGTTCAGGgatcagggaggagatgccatgACTGTGCTAACAGCACCCAAGATGGTGGAAGCTTGGGGGAAAGTTCAGGACCCTAAGTTCGAGCTGAAAAGCTTGGTGAAGAGGCTCTCTGATCCCTCTGTGTGACTGACTCCCGCCACCCAGAGCAGGGCTGGAGTACTGCCCCTCACCCCCAGGGTACACTGGCCAGGTTAAGGACACCCAGCAGGGTACTTTGGGTATTTGTAGCCAGATGCACTGACGCTCCTTATCAGGGTCCAGAGAATCAGCAGAGAAAGCAAAGATATTGCACAATCAGCAGTTTGGGgtatacattttattattttttttataaaagacaaagaagtgcATATACTGATGGAGGATTAAAGGAGTGAGGACCCTATTTGTAGTGAAGTCACTCAACCCCTAACTCTAAGACTGTATGTAACatctgctatatatatatatatttttttttttaagccaacatGAAAATTATGACCTGGGCTTCACCCCAACCCGCTCAGGCCTAGATTATGCCAGAGCACATTATATGGCTTCTACTTATATAAAGCCAGAACTCCAAACCCAGGCTGTGATTCCCCTCCCCCAACCCTATATATTCCTACCCCACCTCCCCAAAAGCCTATAAAAGCCCCCCTTAGAAAAAAGGGCAGACACACATATACTCTGAAACACATTTATCAGGACCCTCCTCTATATGGAGGTCCTGAAATGAACACACCCCTGGCATTTTCCTTCCATATGTACACATCACCTCGTCCCTTCCTCCAGGCTTCTCCCACGGCTAGAATCCTTTGCACTGGGTTCCTTGCCCTGAACATCTggagaaacacatacacacacacacacacacacacacacacacatccttgcTGCCCATTCTCTTCCTTTGGGAGACAAAGGGATGTGTTGGCCTGGCTCCCTGTCCCACCACAGCTTAAGGGCAGTGGCCTGAGGTCTCATTTGGGCAGGGTCCAGTGACAAATCCTTAAGGGAGCCGTCCAGCAATTGGGGGGTAGGCAGGGAGCTTGGGAGGGAGGTCATGAGTGGGTGTCTAGAGAGTGGCCCCTGTACAGTCAGTGGATGCTCAAGGGAGGGGGCAGTGGGGATGGCCCTTGCCCACTCATATCTGCTCCTTGTGCTTCATATGGGCCAGCTTCACATTCTCCTGCTCAGTAGAAGGTGGGGGCTGCTCCAGGTGGCAGCCAATCATGAGCTGGTACACGAAGACGCCAGCGATGGAGCCCAGGAGTGGGGAGACAATGGGCACCCACCACCAGTGCTTGCCAGTCCTGAGGGGCAGACAGACATGTTCAGGGGtgggcaggacagagcagaggagAAGCAGGCTGGAGCAAGCTAGGGTGGGGGCTGCACTCACGTGAAGACCTCAGAGCCCCAACCAGCGATGGCGGTGAAAAGACGGGGGCCAAAGTCTCGGGCAGGGTTGACAGCATAGCCGGAGTTGAAGCCCATGGAGGTGCCGATGACCAGGACCACCAGGCCCACGGTGAAGGCCTCCAGGCCACGGGGGACTGGGTTGTTGTTTGGGTCAACAATAGCCAGCACACAGACAATGAGGGAGGCGGTGCCAATGAACTGGAGAGTGGGAGAGCACAGGGGTGAGGAGCAGCTCCACCCCACCCTCTGGTCCCTTCTTCTGTCCTCTGGCTCCGTTCTAGCTCGTAGTCTTCATCTCCAAATTCTGCTCTCTAGAGCAGTGGTGCTAGAATTTTTGAGCCACAGGAATCCCCTGGGGAGCTGGTTAAATATGCAGATTGCTAGGGTTCTGCATTTTTTATAAGGACCTGCCACCACGATTGTGACGTAGGCATCCCCAGGTACTGAGAAACCACCACTGTAGAGGAGTCCTGTCCCCCATGAATGACCTGGAGCAGCTTTGGCCTCCCCCCTCTATTCCCCTTACATGTCCCCAGCCCATACCTGGTCGAAGAAGCCATTGACCATGTCCAAGTGTCCAGAGGGGTAAGTGGCAAAGATGCCAGCTGTGCCGTTGGGGCCCGAGACTATAAACTCATTGTTGGCAAAGGCCAAGATTGCATCTGGCAAGAGATTAGGCTCAGAGCAGGTGATGGCAGAGGCCTGAGCCCAGCCTCCCTGCTCACCCTGGGCCCTCCCAACCCTCCCAGGGGTCAGGAGTGAGTATAATTACTGCTGTATTATTTGAAGCTGGAGGGTGTGGGGTAGAGTGGGGTGGAGGGACCAAGATGCTGTTGTTGCCCAACTTTCCCTCGCGGCCCCCCACCTTGGGCCTGTGCATGAATGAGTGAGTCATGAGCCCAAGGCCTGGGCAGGCCCTGGCTGTCTGTCAGCAAAAGGCCTGCTGCCAGCAGACCTGGAGCCAGAGGGGAGGGGGTAGTGGAAGAGGGCAGGTTGCAGGATGCTTACCATAATACAGTCCAAAAATGATCCCAGCACCCAGGAAGGCTCCCAGCGTCTGAGCCAGGGTATAGACGGGCAGCTTGATCCAGGGTTCGCGTGCCAGAAAGCACATGGCAAAGGTTACAGCAGGGTTCAGGTGGGCCCCTGGGCACAGGGTAGATGGGACCTATTAGCCACAGCCTGCCATAGTGGGGAGGCCACGGCCTCTGACATCTTCTTCTTCTCTGGCCCCAGCAAACAAGGATGCAGAGAAGGGTTTCTTATACAGGATGGCGGGTTGGACTATGTAACAGGCTAACTCTGATAATCTCTGATTCCAAGGTGAGAGTCGAAGGTTCTATGTGTTAAGTTCCAAAGCTACCTTGCCTTCTGCTCCCGCCTGTCCCTAGGGCCCAAAGCTGAGGCCATGGCTATGCCCTGCCCTTGGGAATCCCTCCCTCATCCCAGTCCCCAGAGGGACACCTGGTGAGAATGCTGTTGGGGTCAAGGACTGTGGGTGGGGTTAAGGCCTTACCAGAAACCTGGCCAGCAATGAGGATGCCCAGAGTGACAGCGAAGCCGAAGGCCAGGTTGATGGTGAGGAAGCCTCCATGTGTGCCCCGGCTGAGCACGACCTGGGCCACAGAGCCACAGCCAAACATCTGTGGCAGGAAATAGAGCAAGACAGGGAGGGTGACGCCCAGCTGAGGACCAGAAGTTGTCACTCCAGAGGGAAAAGTTGAAGCCAGCAACCCCTGCCTGCCACTATCCGGAGAGCTGGAGGGCTTTTCTAGAACCCAACTCAAACCCCTCCTGCTCCAGCCACACCCCCTAGAAGAAGGAGACATGCCCTGCCACCCTCAAAGTCCCAGCTTTAATATTATAGTTGGGATAGACTGGAAGCAGAGCCTACCACTGGGTTCCACAACCTGCTTGGGACATCTTCACTGATAGGCTTGAATCCAGGCAGGACTGGGGTGTAGGAAAACAGTTTTCACCTTGGCACAACTTCTCCCCAGAAAGCTGGGGAGGCTTTCACTCTGAATTCCCCAGCTGCAGTTGCCTCAGAAGTGAGGCTAAAGCCACTTCCTCTGAATCTGGGATGTCAGAGCCCCTGCCCCCAGTCCTCTCCATGTCCCCCTCTCAGCACCCCCACAACGGGTCTTCCTTAACGTGTTCCTGTTAAGGTGCATCTCCTCTCTCCACCCACCCTGACCTCTTTGCCCTCAGCAGTCCAGGGTCCCCACTCAGATTCAGGGGTCCCAAA
The sequence above is drawn from the Elephas maximus indicus isolate mEleMax1 chromosome 9, mEleMax1 primary haplotype, whole genome shotgun sequence genome and encodes:
- the AQP3 gene encoding aquaporin-3, encoding MGRQKELVSRCGEVLHLRYRLLRQALAECLGTLILVMFGCGSVAQVVLSRGTHGGFLTINLAFGFAVTLGILIAGQVSGAHLNPAVTFAMCFLAREPWIKLPVYTLAQTLGAFLGAGIIFGLYYDAILAFANNEFIVSGPNGTAGIFATYPSGHLDMVNGFFDQFIGTASLIVCVLAIVDPNNNPVPRGLEAFTVGLVVLVIGTSMGFNSGYAVNPARDFGPRLFTAIAGWGSEVFTTGKHWWWVPIVSPLLGSIAGVFVYQLMIGCHLEQPPPSTEQENVKLAHMKHKEQI